The Thalassotalea sediminis genome includes the window AACTTCAGGACAAACTTGTATTATTCGACCTTGATGACGCCAGCGCTCTATTACCTCATTGATAAGTTTCTGATGACCACCATCATACCTTACCAACTCACCCATCAAGCATGCACTTACTAGTATTTTTTCCATTATTGACCGTTAGTTAAATATCGATAAAAAGCGTTTAAATTTTCTTCCGAGATCAAGTCTATCGCTTCAAACCATATAGACTGGCTATAACATTCAAAATGTAGCCAATAATGGGACTGTCGCCAAGTTACATCATAACTGACCCTGTCAGCACCAAGGTGAACATTATCCAACGAAATTTCACGATATCGTTCGAGTAGTGACTCGAAGTAATGCGCCACGTCTTCTTGTGACCAATCACTGTTAAATGCATCTATCGACTTTTCATTATCTATACAAATAATGTTATTAAGCTGTTGCCATTTAATTTTTTCCACACACCAAGACAATTGATCTATCCCAAAGAAATGTTAATCGGTTGCATATAATACAAAAAATCTGAGACAGCTTTGATCTTTTTTCATATAATCGAGGTAGGCAATTAAATTTTCTAATCAAACACAAGAGAGATATGGGCATGAAAAAATTTACGCTAGCAGTTGCTGCTACTGTGATGATGGCATCTCCGGTATTCGCAGGCGACATCGCCAAAGGTAAAGCAAAAGCAATGGTTTGTGGTGCTTGTCACGGTGCAGAAGGCGTTTCTACAAACAGTATGTGGCCAAACTTAAAAGGGCAAAAAGAGCAATACCTATACAAGCAGTTAAAAGATTTTAAATCAGGTGCTCGTAAAGATCCGATGATGTCTGGTCAAGCAATGTCATTAACAGACGAAGATATGAAAAACTTAGCGGCATATTACGCGAGTTTAAAATAAGTATTCTTATTTTTAAGCGCTCAAAAGAGCGCTTTTTTACCCGAATACTTAGTTATCGTGCGCCTTAATGAGACTTAAAAAGGGCTCGCCATAACGCGCTAATTTAGTTTGTCCGATACCTGATATATTTAGCATCTCAGCTGATGATTTAGGCTTAAAGCGCGCTAACTCTGATAAGGTTGCATCATTAAATACAATATAAGGCGGTATATCTTCACTGTCTGCGATGTCTTTCCTTAATTCACGTAACTTAGCAAACAACGCTCTATCATATTGACCACCACGCTTGTCTTGGCGCCAATAACTAGCTTTTTGTAATCTTGGTGTCGCTAAACTTAACGCTTGTTCACCTTTCAAAATAGCTCTCGATGCTTCTGTTAACATCAGCGCGGAGTGATTAGAAATATCTTGCTGTAAATAACCTAGATGATTGAGTTGACGAATAATTGCATACCAAAATCCTGGCGTTTTATCTTTACCAAGCCCAAAAGTAGATAACTTATGATGTTTTGCCTGTTCAATTTTTTCATTGTGTTGACCTCTTAATACGTCAACAAGGTATTTAGCATTGTGCCTTTGTTCTAAGCGATAAACACATGACAGCACCATTTGTGCAACTTTTAATCCATCAAACTGACTTGGTGGATCTAAGCAAATATCACAATTTCCGCAACCTGAGGTTGTAAACTCGGCAAAATAATTCAACACTAACTGACGTCGACACGTTTGAGATTCTAAAAAGTCGCTTACGGCAGCAAAGCGCTGTAATTCAACATGCCGCTTATGTTCATTTTCGGTGTCATTAATACGTTTTTGAATGCGCTCAACATCCTTCTCATCATGCAAATATAACGCCTCTGCTGCTAACCCATCTCTTCCCGCTCGACCTATCTCTTGGTAATAAGCTTCCAATGTTCTAGGCGGTTCAAAATGAATAACAAATCTAATATTGGGTTTGTTTATACCTAAACCGAATGCAACAGTTGCAACAACCACTTGAATATTGTCTTTAGCAAAACCATCTTGAACTACAGCACGAATGTCATTTTCCATCCCTCCGTGGTATGCAGCGCAGTTTATACCTGACTTTGCCAACGCTTCACTTAATTTTTCCACCTGCCAACGGCTACTACAATAGACGATGCCTGCATCTTGTCCACGCTTTTTGATATAGCTGATCACCTGCATCACACCTTGATACTTATCAGCCTTTGTTAAACGAATATTAGGTCGATCGAAACTATCAAGTTGAATGTACGGATCATGTAAATTCAACTGCTGTAATATATCTTTTCGTGTTGTTACGTCCGCCGTTGCTGTGAGCGCAATCACCGGAATCGTAGGAAACTGTGATTTTAGTATAGCTAATCGTGTGTAGGCCGGTCGAAAATCATGCCCCCACTGAGAAATGCAATGTGCTTCATCAATAGCAAATAAACGAATTGGCAGCGCATGTAGCCCTTGTAAAAAATAGTGCTGTGTCAAGCGCTCTGGCGCTACATATAGTAACTTCAATTGACCATTAGCCAAACGTGAAAATGTCTCTTGAACCTCTTGGCTCGATAACGTGGAATTGACGAATGCAGCCGGAATACCTTGTCGATTTAGACTATCCACTTGATCTTTCATTAACGCAATTAACGGTGAAACAACAATAGTGATGCCATCTAGCAAAGTTGCAGGCAATTGATAGCAAAGTGATTTACCACCACCGGTAGGCATTAATACCAGACAATCTCTTCCTGATAAAATTTGCTCAATAACGTGTTGCTGACCAGCCCTAAATTCAGAATACCCAAAAACTTCTTGTAAGTTTTTTTGTAACGTATTTATTGGTTCAGCAATGGATAGTTCACTCAATGTAAAGTCTTCTCGAAATAACAAGGGGAGTATTTTACCCGAATATACAGATGAGAAGAAAACTTTCTTTTTCTTATAAAACGATGCACACTTAGCTTAACACTCTCATCCGACCAGGTATTATGAATCAAGCTGATGTCTTTAAACAAATTGCCCATTTCTGGAATAACGGTATGCCGTTTAACCAATTACTTGGCCTAGAAATCAAAAAATTTGACACTCAAACCTCTGAAATAAGGTTTAAATGGCAAGACAAACTTATTGGCAATCCAATGCAAAAAATACTACACGGCGGCGTAACAGCATCAGCGTTAGATCTCGCAGGTGGTATTGTTGCCGCTGCAAATATTATTCAACATTTAGATGATACGTCCGAAGAAAATATTGCCCGTAGCTTGAGCAAGCTCGGCACAATAGATCTTCGCACTGATTTTCTCCGTCCTGGTCGTGGCGAAGAATTTATCGCCACCGCTCATATCATTCGAAGTGGCAGTAAAGTAGCAGTAGCGCGAATGGAGTTACATAATGAAGAAAACGTACATATCGCGTTTGGCACAGGTACCTATATGGTTGGCTAATGTTTATTGGTTGAAACCCTCCTTAAATTAACGTTACCGTGATAAAATACCCTTTTTGTCATTATTGCATGCCATGACTGCTCAGGAACAAAAGTTAGGCGTTATTAACGCGCTAGCCGCATACCTCTTATGGGGTTTAGCACCAATATATTTTAAGTTGATTGAACATGTACCGGCAGATGAAATAATGGTACATCGTGTCATTTGGTCATGTTTGTTACTCTTCAGCTTTGTACTGATTACGCCTAAATGGCGTATAGCTTCTTCACTTTTAAAATCACCTACTGTGATCGGAAAACTAGCATTAAGTGCTTGTTTTTTATCTTTCAACTGGTTTGTATTTATTTGGGCAGTCAATAATGGTCATATGCTAGATGCCAGCCTAGGATATTATATTAACCCACTGATTAATGTGGCGTTTGGCATGTTATTTCTTGGTGAAAAACTAAGAAAATGGCAGGGTATTGCTGTTAGCCTAGCGATCATGGGGGTATTGATTCAAATTATCACCTTGGGCACATTACCGATTATCTCCCTAACGTTAGCGACATCATTTGCCATTTACGGCTTATTACGTAAAAAACTCCATGTAGACTCAATTGTCGGCCTACTTATTGAGTCTTTTATCATGACACCTGTTGCACTATGTTACTGGGTTTTGTTCGTTGATTCAGACACAAGCAATATGATAAATAATGACGTGTCTTTAAACCTGTTGTTAATAGCTACGAGCATTGTAACTACCGCGCCACTACTGTGCTTTACTGCAGCGGCTAAACGTTTAACCTTATCTACAATCGGCTTTTTCCAATATATTGGCCCGAGTATTATGTTTATTTTGGCAACGTTTTATTATCAAGAGCAGGTTAATAGTGAAAAGCTGATGACCTTCGCATTTATTTGGGTTGCACTGATTATCTACTGTATTGATTCTTATCAAAGCCGACAGCGTCAGGTCACTTGATCAATGGAAGTAGGTATCGTTAAATTGAATGTTGCGCCTTTATTTGGGCTACTTTCAATAGTAATATCGCCATGCAATTTTTGTTTAATAATATTATAAACAATATTCATTCCTAGCCCAGTACCTCCGCTATTTCGCTTAGTGGTATAAAAGGGTTCAAATATATTTAGCAAGACCTCTGGCGCCATGCCATTGCCATTATCCGAATAAGTAATATTAACCAGATTCGTTTGTACTGAAATATCTATCGAAATATTGCCTGACGATTTATTTTCGAAACCATGTTTCAACGAGTTAGTCACCAGGTTAGTGAATACTTGAGCTAATGCCCCAGGTACCGTTTTAACTTCAATATGTTCTTGTCCGCTAACCTCGTAAGTAACACGATGTTTTTTCATTTCAGCAGACAAGGTGCGCATGATCTCATTAATATAATCAACCAGGTTTACTTCTCTTGCCTCACCAACAACTTGATCTGCTGCGACTTGTTTAAAGTTATTTAATAATTCAATCACGCGATTTAATGACGACATATTTAAATCAGCAGCTTGTTCTGTTGCTTCGAAAAATTTCTTCATTTGTGATTTAGTCAAACAGTTTTCTTCAAAGTCTTCTTTGATCGCTCGTGTACTCTCTAAAGCAGAACTCGTCGAGGTTAATGCAATGCCTAGAGGAGTGTTAATTTCATGTGCAACACCTGCAGTCAGTTTACCTAATGACGCCAATTTTTCTGATTGCACTAATTGATTTTGCATTTCCTTCAAGTTGTTAAGTGTTAAGCTCAACTTGCGTGTTGTTCGTTTATTTTTTGCGAATAACCAAACCAACAGAATCGTAACAAATACAGCAACGCAAATAACAATCGCCAATACCATCAGATAAAATTGTTGTTGTGCAATGAGCTCTGAGCGCTCTTCTAATTCGACATTTTTCTGATTGAGTTGCTGACCTTGTTGGTCTATTTGCGATTTTTGCTTGGCGATCAAATCGCGGTTATAAGCAATTCGGCTTTCCATATCGCTACTTTCTCGCTCTTTCGCCTCAACGGCTTTCTGTTGAATGCCGAGCTCTTTTTTTACCTTCGTTAATTGATTAACCATGTCGTTCAACTGCTTTTCTTTAATATCAACGGCTTGTTTTTGCCGTTCAATATCTTTTTGCAACGCAACTAATTGTACTTGTCGTTGCTCTGCAATTTTTTGCCGTTCTTCCAATTGACTATCAAGTAACCGAAGCCTTTTCGCTGTTGCTTTAAGCGTTTCACTTTGCTGTTGTAAGTCATTATGCAGTTCGGCTTCTCGTTGTCGCATCTTTTGCATCGCCAATTCGGTTTCTCGGTAAAGTTCAGCGATAACTATTTCTGTACCTCCGAGTAACAATAACTCTTTTGATGTTGTTAATCCTTCATAAACAATGTTCGATTTATTGACTTCAAATTCAATCACCGATGTATCGTTGTTTAGAAAAAGATTTATCATCGCATTATGCTTGTCTTTACTGTTATAAGTGACAAGCAATGTATCTGTTTTCCTCAAATCTGAGGCAATTAAAGCAGTATCAATATTATCTTTTACGTCAACAAACACTAGATCTGCACTAGCAGCATTTTGCACCACACTAACAAACGTGACTTTAATGGGTTTTTGCTTTACTTGTCTGTCACCCAGTTCGCGTAATACATTTTTATAAAAGTTGCTATCTTGATAAACAGCAATAGTGAAGGATTTTTTTTGGTTTTCTTCTGGCCAAGTGACGTGCTTTAAGAAATTGTATAAGTAAGCTATTTTAATTTGTTCACTATTTAGTTGCTGAGCGTGAACATGCGTAACAATGCAAAATTGCGTCATTAAATACATTATTAACAAACCGAGTTTCTTGACCCAAGAACAAGGCATAGATATTTAACCCTTTTATTATTATTATCCGTACTTTACTGACTTTTTAACTAGAAATCACCTGCTAAATTTGACCGATAAGCTCAAGATAGGTTAGTCTGAAAATCACAGAAAAATAACAATAAGAAGTAAATGCTTAACAAGTCTACCTTAAGTATAGTCTGGCTGTTACTGTTAAGTCTAACGAATCAAGTAAATGGTGAGATACTAGCGTCAGCAGCTACTCCTGCACGTGACGACTTTCTTAACTTTTCACTACAGCAATTAATTGATACACGAGTCACTGTAGCCTCACTTACTGAAGAAACCGTTGCACAAGCACCCGTTCCTGTGACCTTGATCACAGAAAACATGATCAAACAAAGCGGCGCTAAAACCCTGAAAGAATTATTACTTTCCTATGTACCTGGGTTTACCAATGTTGAAGACCAAAATGAAATAAATATTGCTGCACGCGGTATCTTTAGCTCTGCTCAACAAAAAATACTGATTATGATTAATGGTCATCGTTTAAATAGCAGAAGCTATTCAATGGCTACGCCTGATCACAGTATTTCATTAAATAAAGTGCAACAAATCGAAGTATTAAGAGGGCCCGCCTCTTCGTTATATGGCAATGTTTCTCTAACCGCGACCATTAATATCATATTGAAATCCGCGCAAGATATGACGCATCAACAAGCCACTGTCGCCGTCGGCAATTATGGTCAAAAATCTGCAAACCTACTGCTTGGTAACTCTTTAAAATATGCAGACTTTATCTTTTGGGCAGATACGTTTCACGCTGACGGTGAAAAAATAAAGCTAACACCTGAAAATATTTATAGTGAGCATCCTCAACCTAATAGCCAAGCGATTATTTATGGCATCAAAGATAAACATCCTTTTGATGTTGGTTTGAGTATCACGACAGATATTGGTGACTGGCTATTTAATCAAAGACGAAGCCACTATATTGAACCTTATAGTGCGGGCGGTTTAAGCGGCGAACCATATGATTACGATAGCTTTGAAAAAGTAAATGGTACTGGGCCTGGATTTGGATACGTTGCCACTCATGCTGAATATAAGCACAACTATTCTGATCAAGACTGGCAAAGTGAAATACGTGTCTATTATGATCAACATCTTGTCGAAACAGCGGTTGTTGTTGAACCTTTAACACCAACTTACCTAGCACCTGCATGGAAAGAACGTTCACTGGGGCTTTCTAGTACCCTAGAAACTAAGCTGCTAACAGGAGACCTTTTACTTGGTATACAGCTTGAGAATTACAAAGTTTATGCAGGAGAGCTCCCTACAGGTAACACCAGTTATTCAATCACCATGACTGATAACAACCTACTCCCTTCTGGCACTGAAAGTAACTATTCCGGTTTTTTACAATATAAATACCCATTAACTAAAAATTGGCGAGCAAACTTAGGTTTGCGCTACGATTATAAAAATAGAAAGGCAACGAACAATATCAACCAAATAAGTCCTAGGTTGGGTTTCGTATACCAACATCAAGACGTTAGTATAAAATTTGGTTATTCAGAAGCCTTTGTAGATGCCACGTATTGGAATCGTTTTTCAAAACTTACTTCTTTTGTCGGCGCGTCAAACTTAAAGCCTGAGAAACTGCGTTCATTACAAATATCACCATCAATAAATTTTCCCGACGCAGACCTGCAACTGACAAGTAATGTGTTCTATGACCAGTCGGAAGACGTAATATTTAGAGACAATATGGCGACAGAAGTTAATTACAGTAATGCTGGGAAACTCACAACTTGGGGAATTGAGCAAGAATTAAGCTATTTAACCCCTGTACTAAACGTTAGAGCCAACGCCACATTTAGACGAGCCGTTAGTAGTGAAAAAATACCCGTAAATAACGGCTATGTGCATCACGTACCTAAATTTACTGCCAATATCATTACTGACTTCTCACTAACAGAACAGTTAGATCTTCATCTCGCCGTTCGTTATATTGGCAAGCAGTACTCACCAATAGTAATTCAGCGCAATGGTAAAGTGCTTACTGATCGCTTTCCTGAACAAGGTGTTGATTTTTATGCGCCTAAAAACACTGAAAAAGCAGTCTTTTTAGTGAATGCGAATATGCGTTACAACGTAAACGAACAACTTTCATTTGGTGTACGGGTCGACAATGTACTGAATACGCAATATAAACAAGGAGGCACAACAATGCACCCCTACCAACAAAAAGGTCGATGGTTCACTGTAGAGATGTCGATTAATTTTTAATGTTTTGCGCTATGAATCAACTACGGTGATTTGATTACGGCCATTTTCTTTAGATGCATACAGCCCTTTATCGGCAAGCGTCATCTGTTCGGCAAGCGGCAGCTGACAATTAAATACTACACCTAAACTGATAGAAAAATTAATATTTTGCTTATCAAAATCAACAGTTGATATGGCAACTTCTCGACGAAAGTCATCTAAAGTATCATATATAGCCGTTTGGCTTTCACCTGATAATAAAATCGCAAACTCTTCCCCACCTATTCGTGCTAATAAAGCCTCAGGCAATTTTTTACGCATTTTAGACGCTAAATTCTTGAGAATGAAATCACCTGCATCATGTCCATAACGATCATTAATCTGCTTAAAATAGTCAATATCTATCATCGCCAAGCCATAACTGAAATCCGCCTCAATAAAACCCTGTAAGCGCGATTTTACTTCAGAAAAGAATGCTCTTCGATTCGGCAACCCCGTTAAATAATCGGTATTAGCAGCCGTTTGAATTTGTTCAATATTGTGTAAATTTTCTATATTTTGCATCATACGACAATAGAATTCTTCAGTACAAAAAGGTTTGCGAAGAAAATCATCGGCACCATTTTTAATAAAACGTGCCGACAACATTGGATTTTTAGCGCCCGATATACCAATAATTGCTAACTTTTCTCGACTATAATGTTTACGCAATTCATTGGTTAATGCTATGCCATCCATTACCGGCATTTCTAAATCGGTGATCACAAGCTTTATATTGCTGTGTTGTTTTAGTGTTTCTAATGCAGCTTGACCAGTCTCTGCAACAAAGACGGTAAAGTTTCGCCGTTTTAGCAATTGTACAATGTAGTTTCTCGCAGAGCGGGAGTCATCAACGACCAGAACACCAGTGCCTTTATTCGCTTTCTGCCAGTATAAAATACGTTTAAGGTACATGTAGGCTTGGCTATTTTCTTTGGGAATATAATCGATAACGGGCTGAGCTAAAATCGTGGAACGTGTTGTATCATCCATTTTCCCCGTTATAACCACACTTGGAATACCGTGACTCAGTACCGTTTCAATCACTTCACCATTGGGTGCATCTGGTAAATTAAAATCAAGTGTTGCGGCAAAAAAATCTGTATCGCCCTGCAATATTTGCTCGACCTCTAACAACGTACTTGCAGTTGTCACCTCATATCCCAAAGCTATCCCAATTTTTTTGATAACCGCGGCTATCGCATTACTATCTTCAACAACTAACAGTCTATCTGCCACAACTTTACTCTTATTAATTTTTTACAACGGCTTTAAATTAGCATAGGCGACAACAAGCCATTTGCTACCTGCATCGGCAAAATTAACTTGAACTCGACTTTGAGCACCATTACCTTCATAGTTTAACACTACCCCTTCACCAAACTTTTGATGCAATACAGACTGTCCTAGTTTAAAGCCAGTACCTTCAAATGTTTCGAGTGAAATAGCATTAGCAAATCTTCCCGATGACTTGGGTCTAGAAACTTGATTGTGCATTCGAATTTCTTCAACGCATTCGCTTGGCAACTCCCTTAAAAATCGACTTGCTGGATGAATTTTTTCTTGTCCATATAAGCGTCGACTTTCAGCATGGCATAGGTACAGCTTTTCCATTGCTCGGGTCATACCAACGTAACAGAGCCTACGTTCTTCTTCCAAGCGACCTATTTCTTCCATCGACTGTTGCGACGGAAACATCCCTTCTTCTAAACCAGCTATAAAGACTAATGGAAACTCCAAACCTTTGGCTGAGTGCATGGTCATTAATTGCACGGCACTCTCAAATTCATCTGCTTGACCTTCCCCTGACTCTAGCGCTGCATGTGTAAGGAAACCGGTCAATTTCGTCTGTTCTTGCTCAAGTTCAGGGTCAATTTCAAATGTTTGGCACGCAGTGACCAATTCATTTAGGTTTTCAATCCGAGCTTCTGCTCTTTCACCTTTTTCTGCCTGATACATCGCTTTTAAGCCGCTTTGTTGAATAACAAAATTCGCTTGTTGATCAAGGTCTAAGTCTTTGCTGTCATCTTCTAGTTGATCAATAAGATCAACGAAAACACGAATAACTTTAGCACTACGACCTTTAAGCTGATCACTGGCCAACATTGCCTGACAAGCCTGCCACAATGTAACTTCCATACTACGCGCTGCATCACGTACCAATGCTAGTGTTTGATTGCCAATGCCTCGCGTTGGCGTATTGATTATGCGCTCAAATGCAGCATCATCATCGCGGTTATTAATTAACCTTAAATAAGCTAATGCATCTTTGATTTCTTGACGCTCGAAAAAGCGTAAGCCGCCATAAATACGATAAGGTAAATTAGCCTGCAATAGGGCTTCTTCTAATATACGAGACTGAGCATTACTACGATATAAAATGGCGACATCATTCAAGTCACCGTTTTCGTTCCGCCATTGTTCAATACGCCCAGCAATAAAGCGTGCTTCATCAATTTCGTTAAAAGCAGTGTATATGGCAATTTTTTCACCCTGTGCGCCATCCGTCCATAAGTCTTTACCCAATCGATTATTGTTGTTGCCGATCAATTTATTGGCCGCTGTAAGAATATTTGCCGTAGAACGATAGTTTTGTTCTAGCCGTATTGTCGTTGCGTCTTCAAAGTCATCTAAAAAGCGTTGAATGTTTTCAATTTTAGCGCCACGCCAGCCATAAATAGATTGATCATCGTCACCAACAATCATCACATTACTTTGCTCTCGTCCCAGTAAGTTTAACCACGCATATTGAATGGCATTTGTGTCTTGAAATTCATCTACGAGTATTTGCGAAAAGCGTTGTTGGTAATGTCGCAATAATACTGGGTGATTTAACCAAAGCTCATGTGCGCGTAGTAACAATTCCGCGAAGTCGACTAAACCCGCTCGATCACATGCATCTTGATAGGCCTGATATACTTTTACAAACGTTTCTTCCGTTTGATCGTAATGCGTTTCAATATGATTGGCACGTAATCCTTCATCTTTTTTACCGTTGATATACCATTGCATTTGCTTAGCAGGCCAACGTTTTTCATCTAAATTTAAAGCCCGAAGTACACGTTTTACTAACCTTAGTTGATCATCTGAATCAAGTACTTGAAAGCTTTGCGGTAAATTCGCTTCTTGAAAATGCATACGTAACAAGCGATGTGCTAAGCCATGGAAAGTACCGATCCACATTCCATGAATATTACCGCCAACTATTTGCTCGACACGCGCACGCATTTCCGCTGCTGCTTTATTCGTAAATGTTACCGCCAATATACTGTGAGGAGAGACTTGTTCAACTTGTTTTAACCAAGCTATTCGTTGCACTAGTACCCTAGTTTTACCACTACCAGCACCCGCCAGCACCAGCATATTCTGCAGCGGCGCGCCTACGGCTTCACGTTGTTTATCATTAAGTGAATCTAGTAGTTCAGATACATCCATTAAGTACTCTCTCGTATTGTTAATCTTAATTAAGTAAGCGATTTAATTCTGTTATATCACGTAGCTCTACTGTCGCTAATTGCGTAATAGGTTTACCAATATCATATGTAGAAACCCATGCCGTTTGGCAGCCAAACGTTGTGGCACCATAAATATCATTGAGACCACAGTCTCCAATATGCAAAAGCTCCTGTGGCTTAATGGCTAATTGTTGACATGTTAATGCAAACATATCTGGTGCTGGCTTTTGTTTTTTTGATAAATCGGCATGATGTATTTGGGTAAAATACTGAGATAACCCAATGGCCTGAGTATCAACATTTCCATTTGAAATAGCGACTAAAGGCCATTTTTTAGCCAGTTGGCTAAGTAATTTATGAATTGCTTCAGGTACTTTAAAATTACTGCGCTGCGTAATAAAAAAGTCTAACGCTTTCTGTGCCATGTCACCAGCAATCGATGAGTCATAACCCAAGGCGATAAAGCCTAAGTGGTAACTTTTCCGCCTAA containing:
- the uvrD gene encoding DNA helicase II translates to MDVSELLDSLNDKQREAVGAPLQNMLVLAGAGSGKTRVLVQRIAWLKQVEQVSPHSILAVTFTNKAAAEMRARVEQIVGGNIHGMWIGTFHGLAHRLLRMHFQEANLPQSFQVLDSDDQLRLVKRVLRALNLDEKRWPAKQMQWYINGKKDEGLRANHIETHYDQTEETFVKVYQAYQDACDRAGLVDFAELLLRAHELWLNHPVLLRHYQQRFSQILVDEFQDTNAIQYAWLNLLGREQSNVMIVGDDDQSIYGWRGAKIENIQRFLDDFEDATTIRLEQNYRSTANILTAANKLIGNNNNRLGKDLWTDGAQGEKIAIYTAFNEIDEARFIAGRIEQWRNENGDLNDVAILYRSNAQSRILEEALLQANLPYRIYGGLRFFERQEIKDALAYLRLINNRDDDAAFERIINTPTRGIGNQTLALVRDAARSMEVTLWQACQAMLASDQLKGRSAKVIRVFVDLIDQLEDDSKDLDLDQQANFVIQQSGLKAMYQAEKGERAEARIENLNELVTACQTFEIDPELEQEQTKLTGFLTHAALESGEGQADEFESAVQLMTMHSAKGLEFPLVFIAGLEEGMFPSQQSMEEIGRLEEERRLCYVGMTRAMEKLYLCHAESRRLYGQEKIHPASRFLRELPSECVEEIRMHNQVSRPKSSGRFANAISLETFEGTGFKLGQSVLHQKFGEGVVLNYEGNGAQSRVQVNFADAGSKWLVVAYANLKPL
- a CDS encoding HAD-IA family hydrolase encodes the protein MRFNRRLLPFKAISFDLDDTLYHNAPVMLATDAKMRQYFNELLPVGEYDYHFWFRFRQQALLENSKLIHDVGELRRKSYHLGFIALGYDSSIAGDMAQKALDFFITQRSNFKVPEAIHKLLSQLAKKWPLVAISNGNVDTQAIGLSQYFTQIHHADLSKKQKPAPDMFALTCQQLAIKPQELLHIGDCGLNDIYGATTFGCQTAWVSTYDIGKPITQLATVELRDITELNRLLN